One window from the genome of Synechococcus sp. PROS-7-1 encodes:
- a CDS encoding YlxR family protein, translated as MNPQRPILRRCVACRQLLDRSLLWRIVRDYRDGVLLDDGMGRSAYLCPQESCLEEAQRRKRLQKALRCQVPDSVMATLKQRLFPDKETVAEAR; from the coding sequence GTGAACCCTCAGCGCCCCATCCTGCGACGCTGTGTCGCCTGCCGTCAGCTGCTGGACCGCAGCCTTCTCTGGCGGATTGTGCGTGACTATCGGGATGGGGTTCTCCTCGATGACGGAATGGGGCGTTCGGCCTATCTCTGTCCTCAGGAGAGCTGTTTAGAAGAAGCACAACGTCGGAAACGACTGCAGAAAGCCCTGCGATGCCAGGTGCCTGACAGCGTGATGGCGACGTTGAAGCAGCGACTATTCCCTGATAAGGAGACAGTCGCTGAGGCAAGATGA
- the infB gene encoding translation initiation factor IF-2: MTSSGKVRIYELSKDLGLDNKDVLDAAEKLSIAAKSHSSSISETEAGKIRSLLKAGSAQRIAASPAKPAPSKAILSVQKAADSSNNAPARPVQPKPAAKPLPAAPAAPTQAKSPQQPPARPSAPSRPATPKAAAPQTSAPQKPVVRQQPAAQQPVPRPKPAPAPAPERTVSRPPSPPARPVPQQPSAPAPKPRGAAPVRRSSPNDAPRPANAPSSRPQPKTPVNRNAPPPQRPAAKPELVGRPQPKRPEGPPARQNAGPGSPRPAVSPRPSAPGSQRNMPQRPAGAQRPGAPTRPGTGAGRPSRPGGNTLELVGKPIRRDSSGSKGDGGRPPGGARPASGGNRPAMPPGMRKPVAPGELMQLQKPSGRPGAPPPRRPDGTPVTPRGDGPKATPPVTRPAATPPSPATAPRRPGGFRPGAGPGGQRRPGRPDWDDSAKLDALRNRSPQKQRQKVHIIGENDDSLAAQTGGFAGEQENMVLSASLARPSKPKSQHKSAPKPVAAMRKRRKETTRQRQRRRAMELRAAREAKQVRPEMIVVPEDNLTVQELADMLSVESSEIIKSLFFKGIIATVTQSLDMPTIETVAEEFGVPVLQDDVEEAAKKTVEMIEEKDLDHLIRRPPVVTVMGHVDHGKTSLLDAIRKARVAAGEAGGITQHIGAYQVEIEHSGEPRRLTFLDTPGHEAFTAMRARGTKVTDVAVLVVAADDGVRPQTLEAISHARAAEVPIVVAINKIDKEGASPDRVKQELSEQNLLAEEWGGDVVMVPVSAIKSENIDKLLEMLLLVTEVEDLQANPDRLARGTVIEAHLDKAKGPVATLLVQNGTLRTGDVVAAGPVLGKVRAMVDDASVRLKEAGPSCAVEALGFSEVPTAGDEFEVYPDEKSARAVVGDRASDARATRLAQQMASRRVSLTAMSGQANDGDLKELNLILKADVQGSVEAILGSLEQLPKDEVQVRVLLSAPGEITETDVDLAAASGAVIVGFNTSMASGARKAADANGVDVRDYDVIYKLLEDIQLAMEGLLEPELVEEALGEAEVRAVFTIGKSAVAGCYVTSGKLQRNCRVRVHRGKEIVYAGDLDSLRRNKDDVKEVATGFECGVGTDRFANWQDGDRIEAFKMVTQRRKLTT; the protein is encoded by the coding sequence ATGACCAGCAGCGGCAAAGTCAGAATCTATGAGCTGTCCAAGGACCTTGGTCTGGACAACAAAGACGTGCTGGATGCCGCTGAGAAGCTGTCCATTGCGGCCAAGAGCCACAGCAGCTCGATCAGCGAGACAGAGGCTGGCAAAATCCGCAGCCTCTTAAAGGCAGGGAGCGCACAGCGCATTGCAGCCTCTCCCGCGAAACCCGCGCCAAGCAAGGCCATCCTCTCGGTTCAAAAAGCTGCAGATTCGAGCAACAACGCTCCAGCACGTCCAGTACAGCCAAAACCCGCAGCCAAACCACTCCCTGCCGCGCCGGCTGCGCCGACGCAAGCGAAATCTCCTCAGCAGCCGCCTGCCAGGCCTTCCGCCCCCTCACGACCGGCGACCCCGAAAGCTGCAGCTCCACAGACCAGCGCACCTCAAAAACCGGTGGTACGCCAGCAACCAGCGGCACAGCAACCGGTCCCGAGACCAAAACCGGCACCAGCACCAGCGCCGGAACGCACCGTCAGCCGACCTCCATCGCCTCCTGCACGCCCGGTTCCCCAGCAACCCTCCGCGCCTGCACCGAAGCCACGCGGTGCCGCTCCCGTCCGGAGAAGTTCCCCCAACGATGCACCGCGGCCGGCGAATGCACCCTCGAGCCGTCCCCAGCCCAAAACTCCTGTCAACAGGAATGCCCCCCCACCGCAACGGCCGGCTGCCAAGCCCGAATTAGTGGGCCGCCCACAACCCAAGCGACCGGAAGGACCTCCAGCCCGACAAAACGCAGGACCAGGTTCTCCAAGACCGGCTGTCAGCCCTCGCCCCAGTGCGCCAGGGAGCCAAAGAAATATGCCCCAACGTCCAGCCGGTGCCCAGCGCCCCGGAGCGCCCACGCGGCCTGGAACTGGAGCGGGCCGTCCGTCTCGCCCCGGTGGGAACACCCTTGAGCTTGTCGGCAAGCCGATCCGTCGAGACAGCAGCGGAAGCAAAGGTGATGGTGGCCGTCCTCCTGGTGGAGCACGCCCCGCATCCGGCGGCAACCGTCCAGCCATGCCACCCGGCATGCGCAAACCGGTCGCACCCGGTGAGCTCATGCAGCTCCAGAAACCTTCCGGACGTCCAGGTGCTCCCCCGCCGAGACGGCCTGACGGCACGCCTGTCACTCCAAGAGGAGACGGTCCGAAAGCAACCCCTCCGGTCACCCGCCCCGCGGCGACTCCGCCATCGCCAGCGACAGCCCCAAGGCGCCCCGGCGGCTTCAGGCCCGGCGCTGGTCCTGGAGGGCAGCGCCGCCCTGGTCGGCCTGACTGGGATGACAGCGCCAAGCTGGACGCTCTGCGCAACCGTTCACCGCAGAAGCAACGCCAAAAAGTTCACATCATCGGCGAGAACGACGATTCCCTGGCTGCACAGACCGGTGGATTCGCTGGCGAGCAGGAAAACATGGTGCTGTCGGCCAGCCTGGCGCGCCCCTCCAAGCCGAAATCCCAGCACAAGTCTGCACCGAAACCGGTGGCGGCCATGCGCAAGCGCCGCAAGGAAACCACGCGACAGCGCCAGCGGAGGCGGGCCATGGAGCTGCGGGCTGCTCGGGAAGCGAAGCAGGTAAGGCCCGAGATGATCGTTGTTCCGGAGGACAACCTCACGGTTCAGGAGCTGGCCGACATGTTGAGTGTCGAAAGCTCGGAAATCATCAAATCCCTCTTCTTCAAGGGAATCATCGCCACGGTCACCCAGTCTCTCGACATGCCCACGATCGAGACCGTGGCGGAAGAATTCGGTGTTCCCGTCCTTCAGGACGACGTTGAGGAGGCTGCGAAGAAGACCGTGGAAATGATCGAGGAAAAAGACCTCGACCATCTCATCCGCCGTCCCCCGGTCGTCACCGTCATGGGCCACGTGGATCACGGCAAGACAAGCCTCCTCGACGCGATCCGCAAGGCGCGTGTTGCGGCGGGCGAAGCCGGTGGCATCACCCAGCACATCGGTGCTTATCAAGTCGAGATCGAACACAGCGGCGAACCTCGCAGGCTCACCTTCCTTGACACTCCTGGCCACGAAGCGTTCACAGCCATGCGCGCCCGTGGAACGAAGGTCACAGACGTGGCGGTCCTCGTGGTGGCAGCTGATGACGGAGTGCGGCCTCAGACGCTCGAAGCCATCAGCCACGCGCGCGCTGCCGAAGTGCCCATCGTTGTGGCCATCAACAAGATCGACAAGGAAGGGGCTTCACCTGATCGGGTGAAGCAAGAGCTGTCTGAACAGAATCTCCTGGCCGAGGAGTGGGGCGGTGATGTGGTGATGGTGCCTGTCAGTGCCATCAAGTCGGAGAACATCGACAAACTGCTGGAGATGCTCCTGCTGGTCACCGAAGTCGAGGATCTGCAGGCCAATCCCGATCGCCTGGCCCGTGGCACGGTGATCGAAGCGCACCTCGACAAGGCCAAGGGTCCAGTGGCCACCCTTCTCGTGCAAAACGGAACGTTGCGAACGGGCGATGTGGTGGCGGCCGGTCCTGTGCTCGGCAAAGTCCGCGCCATGGTCGATGACGCCAGCGTTCGCCTCAAGGAGGCAGGTCCTTCCTGTGCGGTGGAAGCGCTTGGATTCAGCGAAGTGCCGACGGCCGGTGATGAGTTTGAGGTGTACCCGGATGAGAAGTCAGCCCGTGCCGTGGTCGGCGACCGCGCCTCCGATGCCAGGGCCACCCGCCTGGCCCAGCAGATGGCTTCGCGCCGTGTCTCCCTCACCGCCATGTCTGGTCAGGCGAATGACGGCGACCTCAAGGAGCTCAATCTGATCCTCAAGGCCGATGTACAGGGCTCGGTTGAAGCCATTCTTGGCTCGCTCGAACAGTTGCCGAAGGATGAAGTTCAGGTGAGGGTCCTGCTCTCGGCGCCTGGCGAGATCACAGAAACGGATGTCGACCTGGCTGCAGCATCCGGAGCCGTGATCGTGGGCTTCAACACCTCCATGGCCTCAGGAGCTCGCAAGGCCGCCGATGCCAACGGTGTGGACGTGCGTGATTACGACGTGATCTACAAGCTCCTGGAAGACATCCAGTTGGCCATGGAAGGCCTGCTGGAACCGGAGCTCGTGGAAGAAGCCCTGGGCGAGGCCGAGGTGCGGGCCGTGTTCACGATCGGCAAGAGCGCCGTAGCCGGCTGCTACGTCACCAGCGGGAAACTGCAGCGGAACTGCAGAGTTCGTGTGCATCGCGGAAAGGAGATCGTCTACGCCGGCGACCTCGACTCTCTGCGCCGCAACAAGGACGACGTCAAGGAAGTGGCGACTGGTTTCGAATGCGGCGTGGGCACGGATCGCTTTGCCAACTGGCAAGACGGTGACCGCATTGAAGCCTTCAAGATGGTCACTCAGCGCCGCAAGCTCACCACCTGA